CTCAATAAGTAGCCAGCTGTCCCGGTTTTGCTCGGTGCTGTAGATTGAAGGCCCGAGTTAACGaccgccatctttataggggcaaaacaaaaacagaaatacctggaaaaactcagcaggtctggcagcatcgacgaagaagagcaaagttgacgtttcgagtcctcatgacccttcaacagaacaggggCAATGTAGAGATGGGCGCATGCGCGGCCGCCATCTTTCTATGGGGTAACGTACAGCAAGGCGCATGCGTCCCCTACCTATGAACCGTGCAATGGGCGCATGTGCATCCTTCGCCCTTAGGGGCAATGAACAACAACAGGGCCCGAGGGAGACATTCATAAAATGTGCGTTCACCGGGACTTTTAGGTCAACAACGATAGAATTGtaaacacacagtcactcagtagTACAGAAtctaagtattgctgaaaagagacatactGTTGAAGGTTTtcatgttgcactcatccagacagatGCAAGAAAACCAAATTTCTGagcaaacaacaatttatgctgcacgAGGAAAGGGTGTTGACGGGTTGGCCAGTGAGCTCTGATCGGTCAAGGAAGGTCAGGAAGCAGAGGGATGTTAGGGGAATGGGACTCAGTGCAAGTgaagacacagacagcagagctttggatggcatcaaatttatggagggtagaatatgggagaccagccagaagtGTGTTGGAATGGTCGAGACTGGAGATTACAATGgcgtgaatgagggtttcagcagcagatgcacTGAGacagggtgaggctgggtgatattaaggaggtggaaacaggcgatcttagtgatggcagagatatgaggtcagaagcacATCTCGAGATCAAGTGTAACAccgaggttgtgaacagactggtttaatctcagcctgttcccagggagagggatggagttggtatttGGGAAATGGAGATTGGAGCAGGTACTGAAAACAGTGTCTTCATTCTTCTCAGTGTTTAATTGGAGTTAATTAGTCATCAGGAAGAAAAGCAGGAACTAGAATGGGCCATGAGACTGATCCcagagagaaggaaggaaggaaaaccTAGGAGGTTTGGAGAAACCACCTTCACAATCACTCATTAAATCTCAACAATGTGGATTTTGGACACAAGGTTAATATCTGCTATTCTGTATGGTCAGTCAGCGGGTTTTAGATAAATGATTTGTCACGAATAATGACTGAAGTGGATGGTCAAACGTGATGTTATCTCCAGTTGTACAAATTTGTTAAAAATATACAGAAAAAATTGTGCAAATCTCTGTTTGGATTTcagcacagggaggagggagaatgtgtggcACGGGGATTTGCAGCTTTGGGGGGAAAAATGTTCCATAGAACTAGGATTgtttgttctgaatttctatcctgcacTGACAATGATGACTTTTGTACACTCCTTTTACAGGGTATTGGAAGGGGAGGACTTGCAGACGGggaactcaaaccaaacatcacattaaGATCCGACAGTCACttgattcatcaggacctgaatataaTCGGTCTTTGAATGtgtaaggagaaatgtttgtctgttctgtctgtgggacatgatttcaaacatcagtgtgtCTGGATAAGCACTGAGATATAGACACActcgagtgagagtgttccagtgaactgCCCgcggaaagagctttaaccagttacacagcctgaaataACATCTCACCATTAACAGTGGGGAGAAACTGcacacgtgttctgtgtgtggaggAGGCTCCAACTGATCATCCAATCTGGAGAGACACAGGGACAccagcaccatggagaaaccgtggaaatgtgaggAATGTGGGAATGGATTCAATTACCCATCTCAGCTACAAAAGCATcagcgcagtcacactggggagaggccgttcacctgctctgagtgtgggaagggtttcactcAGTCAGCCAACCTGCGAGCACACCAACgtattcacactggagagagaccattcgcctgctctgaatgtgggacaGGATTCACTAAGTCATTTGACCTGCTGAGACACCGGCGGGTTCACACTggcgagaggccattcacctgctctgagtgtgggaagggtttcatTCAGTCATCTgatctgctgagacaccagcgagttcacagtggagagaggccgttcacctgctccgagtgtgcgAAGGGATTTACTCAGTTATCCAGCCTGCTTATACACCAGCGGTTTCACACTGGAGTGAGACCCTTCACTTGctcagagtgtgggaagggattcactcagttatcccacctgctggTGCACCAGCTttgtcacactggagagaggccattcacctgctccgagtgtgggaagagattcattcGGTCATCCCACCTGCAAACACACCAGCGGATACACACTGGAGAGacaccattcacctgctccgagtgtgggaaaggattcactcagtcatcccatctgcgaacacaccaacaaattcacactggggagaggctgtttacctgctctgagtgtgggaagggattcactcagtcatccgaCCTGTGGAgacaccaacgagttcacactggggagagaccgttcacctgctccgagtgtggaaagggatacactcaatcatctgacctgctgatacaccagcggattcacactggggagagaccattcacctgtccTGTATGTGGCAAAGGATTCACTGCGTCCTCTGCACTGCTGAAGcaccagcaaattcacactgaggagaggccgttcagctgtacttcctgtggaaagagattcaggtCTTCAGCCCAGCTCAAagctcaccagcgagttcacactggagagagaccattcacctgctctgagtgtgagaagaaattcactcactcatcccaactgcagagacaccagcgagttcataggTGACTGCAGGGGTTAGattctgctgtttttgctgctgttaatcacatccaggactgaaccatcttcattctgacagttggggtttgtttctgctgatgttaaaaTCCCTGTAACTGGGCTGAAGTTTAATATTCTGGATCTAAAGCTGATTGTGTTCTCGGGGCTGCAGTGGACCAGGatgctccacaaatgtccccatcctcaatgatgggggagcccagcacatcagcctGAAGCATTTACAGCAATAATCAGCCAGAAATACCTAGTCAATGATCCTTCCCAGCCATCCAGTGgtccccaggatcacagatgccagtcttcagccaattcgattcactccatgtgatatcgagAATCGATTGAAGGCATCAGATTCTACcgaggttatgggccctgacaatattctgcaattgtactgaagatttgtgctctgtgccgtgcccctagccaagctgctcctgtgcagctacaacacaggcatctacccatcaatgtggaaaattgcccagctatgtcctgcacacaaaagcaGGATaactccaacccggccaattaccagcccatcagtttactctcgatcatcaataaagtgatggaaggggtcatcaacagtgctaccaagtggcacttgcttagcaataacctgcacatTGATGTCCAGTTGGGTttcgtcagggccactcagctcctgacatcattaacgccttgattcaaacatgaacaaaagagctgaattcctgaggtgaggtgagagtgtctgccctgaacatcaatgcagcatttgatcaagtgtggcatcaggagtcctagcaaaacgggagtcaatgggaatcggggttggggggggaactctccgctggttggagtgatacctagcacaaaggaagatgattgtggatgttgggggtcaatcatctcagctccagtacatcactgcaggagttcctcagggtagtgtcctaggcccaaccgtcttcagctgctacatcataaggtcagaagtggggatgttcgctgatgatagcacaatgttcagcaccattcgcaactcctcagatactaaagcagtccatgtccaaatgcagcaagacatggacaatatccagtcttgggctgacaagtgacaaataatatttgtgccagacaatgacaaattccaacaggagagaatctaaccatcgtcccttgacattcaatgccatccCTAAATCCTGCACTATCAACATTCTTGGGTTTACCATTGaacggaaactgaactggactagccatataaatactgtggctacacgagcTGGTCAGAGACTAGCAATCCTGCAACgagtactcacctcctgacaccgcaaagtct
This sequence is a window from Carcharodon carcharias isolate sCarCar2 chromosome 27 unlocalized genomic scaffold, sCarCar2.pri SUPER_27_unloc_2, whole genome shotgun sequence. Protein-coding genes within it:
- the LOC121273862 gene encoding zinc finger protein 239-like, which translates into the protein MEKPWKCEECGNGFNYPSQLQKHQRSHTGERPFTCSECGKGFTQSANLRAHQRIHTGERPFACSECGTGFTKSFDLLRHRRVHTGERPFTCSECGKGFIQSSDLLRHQRVHSGERPFTCSECAKGFTQLSSLLIHQRFHTGVRPFTCSECGKGFTQLSHLLVHQLCHTGERPFTCSECGKRFIRSSHLQTHQRIHTGETPFTCSECGKGFTQSSHLRTHQQIHTGERLFTCSECGKGFTQSSDLWRHQRVHTGERPFTCSECGKGYTQSSDLLIHQRIHTGERPFTCPVCGKGFTASSALLKHQQIHTEERPFSCTSCGKRFRSSAQLKAHQRVHTGERPFTCSECEKKFTHSSQLQRHQRVHR